One Saccharopolyspora erythraea NRRL 2338 genomic region harbors:
- a CDS encoding phosphoketolase family protein, protein MTTTDTWSTSTDVAEHLGRDELERLQLWWRAANYLSAGQIYLMDNPLLEEPLRPEHVKPRLLGHWGTTPGLNFVYAHLNRAIRLRSLDMMYVIGPGHGGPALVAAAWLEGTYSEIYPDVAQDHEGLRRLVTQFSFPGGVPSHVAPETPGSIHEGGELGYSLSHAFGAAFDNPGLIVPCVVGDGEAETGPLATSWHSNKFLDPATDGAVLPILHLNGYKIANPAVWARIPEDELLSMLRGFGYEPYVVEGSSPLPMHHLFAATLDRCLDEIAAIQRRARGDGHPYRPKWPMIVLRTPKGWTCPATVDGKPLEGSWRSHQVPVSDPRNNPEHLRLLEEWLRSYRPEELFDAGGRPVETIREGNPVGERRMSASPHANGGHLLRGLRLPDFRDYAVPVQAPGADKAEGTRVLGRFLRDVLRLNSAQRNFRVFAPDENNSNRLDAVLEASPRAWVAETEPDDESLAPGGQVMEILSEHTCQGWLEGYLLTGRHGFFSCYEAFAHIVDSMVNQHAKWLKVSRHLPWRRPVASLNYLLTSHVWRQDHNGFSHQDPGFIDHVVNKKAEIVRVYLPPDTNTLLSVSDHCLRSRDYINLVVAGKQPEPQYLDMESAIVHCEKGIGIWDWASTDSGGDPDVVMACAGDVPTMETLAAVDILRGHFPDLRMRVINVVDLMRLQDEREHPHGLSDAEFDSLFTRDTPVIFNYHGYPWLIHRLTYRRHNHEGMHVRGYKEEGTTTTPFDMCVLNEIDRFHLAIDVIDRVPRLGPRAAYAREHLKGKLIEHRHHVRTHGEDMPEVRDWEWPS, encoded by the coding sequence ATGACGACCACCGACACCTGGAGCACCTCGACCGACGTGGCCGAGCACCTCGGCCGGGACGAGCTGGAGCGGCTGCAGCTCTGGTGGCGGGCGGCGAACTACCTGTCGGCCGGGCAGATCTACCTGATGGACAACCCGCTGCTGGAAGAGCCGCTGCGACCCGAGCACGTCAAGCCCCGGCTGCTCGGGCACTGGGGGACCACACCGGGGCTGAACTTCGTCTACGCGCACCTGAACCGGGCGATCCGGCTGCGCTCGCTGGACATGATGTACGTGATCGGTCCCGGCCACGGCGGCCCCGCGCTGGTCGCGGCGGCGTGGCTGGAGGGCACCTACAGCGAGATCTACCCCGACGTGGCCCAGGACCACGAGGGTCTGCGAAGGCTGGTGACCCAGTTCTCCTTCCCCGGCGGAGTGCCCAGCCACGTGGCCCCGGAGACGCCGGGGTCGATCCACGAGGGCGGTGAGCTCGGCTACTCGCTCTCGCACGCCTTCGGCGCGGCCTTCGACAACCCCGGCCTGATAGTGCCCTGCGTGGTCGGTGACGGCGAGGCCGAGACCGGGCCGCTGGCGACGAGCTGGCACTCCAACAAGTTCCTCGACCCGGCCACCGACGGCGCGGTGCTGCCGATCCTGCACCTCAACGGCTACAAGATCGCCAACCCGGCGGTGTGGGCGCGCATCCCGGAGGACGAGCTGCTGTCGATGCTGCGCGGGTTCGGCTACGAGCCCTACGTCGTCGAGGGCTCGTCGCCGCTGCCGATGCACCACCTGTTCGCGGCCACTTTGGACCGTTGCCTCGACGAGATCGCCGCGATCCAGCGCCGCGCCCGCGGCGACGGTCACCCGTACCGTCCTAAGTGGCCGATGATCGTGCTGCGCACGCCCAAGGGCTGGACCTGTCCGGCGACCGTCGACGGCAAGCCGCTGGAAGGTTCGTGGCGTTCGCACCAGGTGCCGGTCAGCGACCCCCGCAACAACCCGGAACACCTGCGCCTGCTGGAGGAATGGTTGCGCAGCTACCGGCCGGAGGAGCTGTTCGACGCCGGTGGCCGTCCGGTCGAGACGATCCGGGAAGGCAATCCCGTGGGGGAGCGCAGGATGAGCGCGAGCCCGCACGCCAACGGCGGTCATCTGCTGCGCGGCTTGCGGCTGCCGGACTTCCGCGACTACGCGGTTCCCGTGCAGGCGCCGGGCGCGGACAAGGCGGAGGGGACCCGGGTTCTGGGCCGGTTCCTGCGCGACGTCCTGCGGCTCAACTCCGCGCAGCGCAACTTCCGCGTGTTCGCGCCGGACGAGAACAACTCCAACCGGCTCGACGCCGTCCTGGAGGCGTCCCCGCGGGCCTGGGTCGCCGAGACCGAGCCGGACGACGAGTCGCTGGCCCCGGGCGGGCAGGTGATGGAGATCCTGTCCGAGCACACCTGCCAGGGCTGGCTGGAGGGCTATCTGCTGACCGGCAGGCACGGCTTCTTCTCCTGCTACGAGGCGTTCGCCCACATCGTCGACTCGATGGTCAACCAGCACGCCAAGTGGCTGAAGGTCAGCAGGCACCTGCCGTGGCGCAGGCCCGTCGCGTCGCTGAACTACCTGCTGACCTCGCACGTGTGGCGCCAGGACCACAACGGTTTCTCCCACCAGGACCCGGGTTTCATCGACCACGTGGTGAACAAGAAGGCAGAGATCGTCCGGGTCTACCTGCCGCCGGACACCAACACCCTGCTGTCGGTGTCCGACCACTGCCTGCGCAGCCGCGACTACATCAACCTGGTCGTCGCGGGCAAGCAGCCCGAACCGCAGTACCTCGACATGGAGTCGGCGATCGTGCACTGCGAGAAGGGGATCGGGATCTGGGACTGGGCGAGCACCGACTCCGGCGGCGACCCGGACGTGGTGATGGCCTGCGCGGGTGACGTGCCGACGATGGAGACGCTGGCGGCCGTGGACATCCTGCGCGGCCACTTCCCGGACCTGCGCATGCGCGTGATCAACGTGGTGGACCTGATGCGGTTGCAGGACGAGCGAGAACATCCGCACGGGTTGTCGGACGCGGAGTTCGACAGCCTCTTCACGCGCGACACCCCGGTGATCTTCAACTACCACGGCTACCCGTGGCTGATCCACCGGCTGACCTACCGCAGGCACAACCACGAAGGCATGCACGTGCGCGGCTACAAGGAGGAGGGCACCACCACGACGCCGTTCGACATGTGCGTGCTCAACGAGATCGACCGCTTCCACCTGGCCATCGACGTCATCGACCGGGTGCCGCGGCTCGGGCCGCGCGCCGCCTACGCGCGCGAGCACCTCAAGGGAAAGCTCATCGAGCACCGCCACCACGTGAGAACCCACGGCGAGGACATGCCCGAGGTTCGCGACTGGGAGTGGCCGTCGTGA
- a CDS encoding acetate/propionate family kinase gives MAVVMRVLTVNAGSSSLKLRVLDGDSVVASHDVQRWDGEREPIAEFIDEHGADAVGHRVVHGGTEVTEPVVVDDKVLEYLDSLTDLAPLHQPRALSGVRAALEEAPDTPSVVCVDTAFHTTLPEAAATYALPREWNREWGIRRYGFHGLSHGFAVLRGAELAGLEPGKGRVLSCHLGAGASLAAVRDGRCVDTTMGFTPAEGLVMATRCGSTDPGLVEWLIDVAGVEPGEVFETLQKRSGIEGLSGVSADLRDVLAASGRGDRDAALAFDVFTHSLVRHAGAMVAVLGGLDLLVFTGGVGEHQAPVRSSLCEALGFLGVTLDRARNDEVSADADISGADAEARTVVVSAREDLEIARQTRAALAA, from the coding sequence GTGGCCGTCGTGATGCGGGTGCTGACCGTCAACGCCGGATCCAGCAGCCTGAAGCTGCGCGTGCTCGACGGGGACTCGGTGGTCGCGAGCCACGACGTCCAGCGGTGGGACGGCGAACGCGAACCGATCGCCGAGTTCATCGACGAGCACGGGGCCGACGCCGTGGGCCACCGGGTCGTACACGGCGGGACCGAGGTGACCGAGCCGGTCGTGGTCGACGACAAGGTCCTGGAATACCTGGACTCGCTGACCGACCTCGCGCCGCTGCACCAGCCGCGGGCGCTCTCCGGCGTCCGCGCGGCGCTGGAGGAAGCGCCGGACACGCCGTCGGTGGTGTGCGTCGACACCGCGTTCCACACCACGCTGCCCGAAGCCGCCGCGACCTACGCGCTGCCGCGCGAGTGGAACCGCGAGTGGGGAATCCGCCGCTACGGGTTCCACGGTCTCTCGCACGGCTTCGCCGTCCTGCGGGGTGCCGAGCTCGCCGGGCTGGAGCCCGGGAAGGGCCGGGTGCTGAGCTGCCACCTCGGTGCCGGGGCCTCGCTCGCGGCGGTGCGCGACGGCAGGTGCGTGGACACGACGATGGGCTTCACCCCGGCCGAGGGACTGGTGATGGCCACGCGCTGCGGGTCCACCGACCCCGGCTTGGTGGAGTGGCTGATCGACGTCGCGGGCGTCGAGCCCGGCGAGGTGTTCGAGACGTTGCAGAAGCGCTCCGGGATCGAGGGCCTGTCCGGGGTCTCGGCGGACCTGCGCGACGTTCTCGCCGCGAGCGGCCGGGGCGACCGGGACGCGGCGCTGGCCTTCGACGTCTTCACGCACAGCCTCGTGCGGCACGCGGGCGCCATGGTCGCGGTGCTGGGCGGGCTGGACCTGCTGGTGTTCACCGGCGGTGTCGGCGAGCACCAGGCCCCGGTGCGGTCGTCGCTGTGCGAGGCGCTGGGTTTCCTCGGCGTCACGCTCGACCGGGCGCGCAACGACGAGGTCTCGGCCGACGCCGACATCAGCGGCGCGGACGCGGAAGCGCGCACGGTCGTGGTCTCGGCCCGGGAGGACCTGGAGATCGCGCGGCAGACCCGGGCAGCACTTGCTGCTTGA
- a CDS encoding alpha/beta fold hydrolase has product MVADLVMRGGAVPIRVRDHDGEGPPVLLLHGAGGDLTAWDAFAPLLTHAHRVVAMDLRGHGESGDGPWTWDAVLDDIAAAVDGLGLENPRVVGHSLGGMLAGMWGRRRPGCPAVVSLDGHRSSATEPRHYLGLPEEKVHQQLERLNSLFSARLSSLRRPGPEVASALREAPEFADCLPVFEQVGCPFLVVLAGREVPGLPAEFAELMAGYRAGLRRDLAALGERRPNVRVTEVEASHGMVVERPEAVAELVLDFLAASALAR; this is encoded by the coding sequence ATGGTTGCCGACCTGGTGATGCGCGGCGGTGCGGTTCCGATCCGGGTCCGCGACCACGACGGCGAGGGTCCGCCGGTGCTGCTCCTGCACGGCGCGGGCGGCGACCTCACCGCGTGGGACGCCTTCGCCCCGCTGCTCACCCACGCCCACCGCGTCGTGGCGATGGACCTGCGCGGCCACGGCGAGTCCGGCGACGGGCCGTGGACGTGGGACGCCGTGCTGGACGACATCGCCGCCGCGGTGGACGGTCTCGGCCTGGAGAACCCGCGGGTGGTCGGGCACTCGCTCGGCGGCATGCTGGCCGGGATGTGGGGACGCCGCCGTCCCGGCTGCCCGGCGGTGGTGAGCCTTGACGGCCACCGCTCCAGCGCCACCGAGCCGCGGCACTACCTCGGACTGCCCGAGGAAAAGGTGCACCAGCAGCTCGAACGCCTCAACTCCCTGTTCTCGGCCCGGCTCTCGTCGTTGCGCCGGCCCGGCCCGGAGGTCGCATCGGCGCTGCGGGAGGCCCCGGAGTTCGCCGACTGCCTTCCGGTCTTCGAGCAGGTCGGGTGCCCGTTCCTGGTCGTGCTCGCCGGGCGCGAGGTGCCCGGCCTGCCCGCGGAGTTCGCCGAGCTGATGGCCGGGTACCGCGCCGGGCTGCGGCGCGACCTGGCCGCGCTCGGCGAACGCAGGCCGAACGTGCGCGTCACCGAGGTCGAGGCAAGTCACGGCATGGTGGTCGAACGACCCGAGGCGGTCGCGGAACTCGTGCTGGATTTCCTCGCCGCTTCAGCGCTTGCGCGCTGA
- a CDS encoding RNA-guided endonuclease InsQ/TnpB family protein, translating into MQLRYSFRLYPTSGQQAALAKAFGCARVVFNDAVRARHDAYQAGSPVPKAAELSRLLITRAKKTAERWWLAEVSAVVLQQALRDAEQAFRNFFDSLAGKRKGRRMGAPRFKTRRDVRQSIRFTANARWSTTSGGKLRLPKIGDVAVKWSRVLVGKPSSVTVIKDVAGRYFASFVVDTDPEAITDAAPEIGVDLGLKHFVVLSDGTKVTAPKFLRRAEKKLKRAQQALSRKEKGSKNRDKARQRLARAHARVADARRDFHHQLSTRLIRENQAVAVEDLAVSGLARTRLAKSVHDAGWSGFVAMLEYKAVLYGRKVVRIGRFEPTSQVCSHCGVKDGPKPLHVRVWQCEACGVWLDRDINAAVNIAKAAGLAVTACGAHVRPPEFGG; encoded by the coding sequence GTGCAGCTTCGGTACAGCTTCCGCCTGTACCCGACCTCGGGACAGCAGGCCGCATTGGCCAAAGCGTTCGGGTGTGCCCGTGTGGTGTTCAACGACGCCGTGCGGGCACGCCACGATGCGTACCAGGCAGGATCGCCTGTTCCGAAGGCAGCCGAGCTGTCGAGGCTGCTGATAACCCGGGCGAAGAAGACCGCCGAACGCTGGTGGCTGGCTGAGGTATCGGCAGTGGTGCTGCAACAGGCGCTTCGGGACGCCGAACAAGCCTTCCGGAACTTCTTCGACTCGCTGGCAGGCAAGCGCAAGGGCCGACGTATGGGGGCACCCCGGTTCAAGACACGGCGCGATGTTCGCCAGTCGATCCGGTTCACCGCCAACGCCCGATGGTCAACCACCAGTGGTGGAAAACTGCGTCTGCCGAAGATCGGCGACGTGGCCGTCAAGTGGTCACGTGTGCTTGTCGGCAAGCCGTCGAGCGTGACTGTGATCAAGGATGTGGCCGGACGGTATTTCGCGTCGTTCGTCGTTGACACCGATCCAGAAGCAATCACCGACGCCGCACCGGAGATCGGCGTCGACCTGGGACTGAAGCACTTCGTGGTCCTCTCCGACGGCACGAAGGTCACCGCGCCGAAGTTCCTGCGCCGTGCCGAGAAGAAACTCAAGCGGGCCCAACAGGCCCTGTCTCGCAAGGAAAAGGGCTCCAAGAACCGGGACAAAGCCAGACAGCGGCTCGCCCGGGCACACGCTCGGGTCGCGGACGCGCGCCGGGATTTCCACCACCAGCTCTCCACCCGTCTGATCCGCGAGAACCAAGCGGTCGCGGTGGAGGATCTGGCGGTGTCGGGACTCGCGCGCACGCGGCTGGCGAAGTCCGTCCACGACGCGGGGTGGTCCGGGTTCGTGGCGATGCTGGAATACAAAGCCGTCCTGTACGGGCGCAAGGTGGTCCGGATCGGCCGGTTCGAGCCCACCAGCCAGGTGTGCTCGCACTGTGGCGTGAAAGACGGCCCGAAGCCGCTGCACGTACGCGTCTGGCAGTGCGAGGCATGCGGGGTGTGGCTGGATCGCGACATCAACGCGGCGGTCAACATCGCCAAGGCCGCTGGACTGGCGGTCACAGCCTGTGGAGCGCACGTAAGACCACCCGAGTTCGGGGGCTGA
- a CDS encoding ABC transporter permease yields the protein MTLGGITTVAKQEFRVRLRTGRWRWLLASWFAVIAAFAVLLRIGLLVLDEEHVRPGVPLFGGVMLFVLGLSLLVAPALTAQSINGDRERGTLATVQVTRLSAGEIAVGKLAAAWGTALVFLALTLPFVVWAIIEGGVGLLRAGAVVLIVALLMGVVCAVAQALSALFARGITATLMSYLLVFALTVGTLISFGLAASLTVTEEQRTYQIERTDENGNVLPGPPVTETYQEQVPHPELVWWLLAPNPFVILADSAPEPPVRYNRITERMEPETSMDPLSSIGYLVRESRQPTRDYASFGPVPEAPAARAVWPWGLGFQVLLGAGSVWISARRLRTPVRGLTKGVRIA from the coding sequence ATGACGCTGGGCGGGATCACCACCGTTGCCAAGCAGGAGTTCCGCGTGCGGCTGCGCACGGGCCGCTGGCGCTGGTTGCTGGCGTCCTGGTTCGCCGTGATCGCGGCGTTCGCGGTGCTGCTGCGCATCGGGCTTCTGGTGCTCGACGAGGAGCACGTGCGTCCGGGCGTGCCGCTGTTCGGCGGCGTCATGCTTTTCGTGCTCGGGTTGTCGCTGCTTGTCGCGCCGGCGCTCACCGCGCAGTCGATCAACGGCGACCGCGAACGCGGCACGCTGGCGACCGTGCAGGTCACCCGCCTCTCGGCGGGCGAGATCGCGGTCGGCAAGCTCGCCGCGGCGTGGGGCACCGCGCTGGTTTTCCTGGCGCTGACGCTGCCGTTCGTGGTGTGGGCGATCATCGAGGGCGGCGTCGGCCTGCTGCGCGCAGGCGCGGTCGTGCTCATCGTCGCGCTGCTGATGGGCGTGGTGTGCGCGGTCGCGCAGGCACTGTCGGCGCTGTTCGCTCGGGGGATCACCGCGACGCTGATGTCCTACCTGCTGGTCTTCGCGCTCACCGTGGGCACGCTGATCTCCTTCGGCCTGGCCGCGTCGCTGACCGTGACCGAGGAGCAGCGGACCTACCAGATCGAGCGGACCGACGAGAACGGCAACGTGCTGCCCGGACCGCCGGTGACCGAGACCTACCAGGAGCAGGTGCCCCACCCGGAGCTGGTCTGGTGGCTGCTGGCGCCGAACCCGTTCGTGATCCTCGCCGACTCCGCGCCCGAACCGCCGGTCCGCTACAACCGGATCACCGAGCGGATGGAGCCCGAGACGTCGATGGACCCGCTGAGCTCGATCGGGTACCTGGTGCGCGAAAGCCGCCAGCCGACCCGCGACTACGCCAGTTTCGGCCCGGTGCCCGAGGCGCCCGCGGCGCGCGCGGTGTGGCCGTGGGGGCTGGGGTTCCAGGTGTTGCTCGGTGCGGGTTCGGTGTGGATCAGCGCCCGGCGGCTGCGGACCCCGGTGCGCGGCCTCACCAAGGGCGTTCGGATAGCTTGA
- a CDS encoding ABC transporter ATP-binding protein, which produces MVEEDAGILAREVRRRFGSVEAVRGMDLTVPHGEVTALVGPNGAGKTTLLLMLATLLAPDSGELRIAGLDPVADPDAVRSRIGWMPDTFGVYDQLMTHEYLGFFCEAYRVPASAARERVAELLDLVHLAEFASQPVHVLSRGQKQRLGVARALVHRPSVLLLDEPASGLDPRSRVELRDLLRAQAREGTAVLVSSHILTELEEIADRVVFVDRGTTVSEHRMADLGSHRSTWRIRALDGDLTGALRSRGLSPGEATPAGVDVELESEQAAADLLRDLLADEVRVVGFGPAGNHLESAYLAFTEDRR; this is translated from the coding sequence ATGGTGGAAGAAGATGCCGGAATCCTGGCGAGGGAGGTCCGCAGGCGCTTCGGCTCGGTGGAAGCCGTGCGCGGGATGGACCTCACCGTGCCGCACGGGGAGGTGACCGCGCTCGTCGGCCCCAACGGGGCGGGCAAGACGACGTTGCTGCTCATGCTGGCGACGCTGCTGGCCCCCGACTCCGGGGAGCTGCGCATCGCCGGCCTGGACCCGGTGGCCGACCCCGACGCGGTGCGCTCCCGCATCGGCTGGATGCCCGACACCTTCGGCGTCTACGACCAGCTGATGACCCACGAGTACCTCGGCTTCTTCTGCGAGGCCTACCGCGTTCCGGCCTCGGCCGCGCGGGAGCGCGTCGCGGAGCTGCTCGACCTGGTGCACCTGGCCGAGTTCGCCTCACAGCCGGTGCACGTGCTCTCGCGCGGGCAGAAGCAGCGGCTCGGCGTCGCCAGGGCGCTGGTGCACCGGCCGAGCGTGCTGCTGCTGGACGAGCCGGCCTCCGGGCTCGACCCGAGGTCGCGGGTCGAGCTGCGCGACCTGCTGCGCGCGCAGGCGCGCGAGGGCACCGCCGTGCTGGTGTCCAGCCACATCCTGACCGAGCTGGAGGAGATCGCCGACCGGGTCGTGTTCGTCGACCGCGGCACGACCGTCAGCGAGCACCGGATGGCCGACCTCGGCAGCCACCGCTCGACCTGGCGGATCCGCGCGCTCGATGGCGATCTCACCGGCGCGCTGCGCAGCCGTGGTCTTTCGCCCGGCGAGGCCACGCCCGCCGGGGTCGACGTCGAGCTGGAGTCCGAGCAGGCCGCGGCCGACCTGCTGCGGGACCTGCTGGCCGACGAGGTGCGCGTCGTGGGCTTCGGCCCGGCGGGCAACCACCTGGAATCCGCTTACCTCGCATTCACGGAGGACCGACGATGA
- a CDS encoding FmdB family zinc ribbon protein, with translation MATYEYDCPDCGRFEAHEPIGTAADTHECPGCRGQARRVFSAPHLVATNAPMRRARALEERSADDPAVVSEIPGRRAPAPAPHPALSRLPRP, from the coding sequence ATGGCCACATACGAGTACGACTGCCCCGACTGCGGTCGCTTCGAGGCGCACGAGCCGATCGGCACGGCAGCCGACACGCACGAGTGCCCGGGATGCCGGGGGCAGGCGCGCCGGGTCTTCTCGGCGCCGCACCTGGTCGCCACGAACGCGCCGATGCGGCGGGCGCGAGCGCTCGAGGAGCGCAGCGCCGACGATCCCGCGGTGGTCTCGGAGATACCGGGCAGGCGGGCGCCCGCGCCCGCCCCGCACCCGGCGCTGAGCCGCCTTCCCCGGCCGTGA
- a CDS encoding AmiS/UreI family transporter: protein MAFVGLLYVGAVLFLNGVMLLGKADPKSIGVFNIFVGALQVVTPTILITANLDDPVTILNASGIYLFGFTYLYVGIGLIGEFDSTGVGWFSLFVAIMALGYSFANFRLLGDAPFGVIWLYWSFLWLLFFLLLGLKMERLTIYTGWVAAIEGWVTAAIPAFLTLTGYWVYPDRIAVALAVFGVVVFAGIWLFTSGAMPRRAARGPRAAPPPSPAH from the coding sequence GTGGCATTCGTGGGACTGCTGTACGTGGGAGCGGTGCTCTTCCTCAACGGCGTGATGCTGCTGGGCAAGGCCGACCCCAAGTCGATCGGGGTTTTCAACATCTTCGTCGGCGCGCTCCAGGTGGTCACGCCGACCATCCTGATCACCGCCAACCTCGACGACCCCGTGACCATCCTCAACGCGTCGGGCATCTACCTGTTCGGCTTCACCTACCTCTACGTCGGCATCGGCCTGATCGGGGAGTTCGACAGCACCGGCGTCGGGTGGTTCTCGCTGTTCGTCGCGATCATGGCGCTGGGCTACTCGTTCGCGAACTTCCGGCTGCTGGGAGACGCCCCGTTCGGCGTCATCTGGCTCTACTGGTCGTTCCTGTGGCTGCTGTTCTTCCTCCTCCTCGGGCTGAAGATGGAACGACTGACCATCTACACCGGCTGGGTCGCGGCCATCGAGGGGTGGGTCACCGCGGCGATCCCGGCCTTCCTCACCCTCACCGGCTACTGGGTTTACCCGGACCGGATCGCCGTCGCCCTCGCCGTGTTCGGAGTCGTGGTGTTCGCCGGCATCTGGCTGTTCACCAGCGGCGCGATGCCGCGCCGCGCGGCGCGCGGACCCCGGGCGGCCCCGCCGCCCTCCCCGGCGCACTGA
- the fmdA gene encoding formamidase — MPEVVFSVDQSKSMREQAVPGHNRWHPDVPVAVMVRPGQEFRVECREWTDAQLGNNDSANDVRDVDLDVTHMLSGPIGVEGAEPGDLLVVDILDLGPVPQEVGDAPGQGWGYTGVFAKVNGGGFLTDYFPDAYKAIWDFHGQVATSRHLPGVRYTGITHPGLFGTAPSAELLQRWNRREQALIDTDPNRVPPLGLPPSAAGALAGQATGSDAERIAAEGARTVPARENGGNHDIKNFTRGSRVFYPVHVKDAKLSGGDLHFSQGDGEITFCGAIEMGGFIDFHVDLIKGGMETYGISTNPVFMPGNVEPRYSEFMTFIGISVDHDTDTNYYLDASVAYRRACLNGVEYLKKFGYSGEQAYLLLGSAPVEGRISGVVDIPNACCSLYVPTAIFDFDVRPSAAGPAREDRGQCAVTS; from the coding sequence ATGCCAGAAGTGGTGTTCAGCGTCGACCAGTCGAAGTCGATGCGGGAGCAGGCGGTACCGGGCCACAACCGGTGGCACCCGGACGTCCCGGTGGCCGTGATGGTCCGGCCGGGCCAGGAGTTCCGTGTCGAGTGCCGGGAGTGGACCGACGCGCAGCTCGGCAACAACGACTCCGCCAACGACGTGCGCGACGTCGACCTTGACGTCACGCACATGCTCTCCGGCCCCATCGGCGTGGAGGGCGCCGAGCCCGGCGACCTCCTGGTGGTCGACATCCTCGACCTCGGCCCGGTGCCGCAGGAGGTGGGCGACGCCCCCGGCCAGGGCTGGGGCTACACCGGGGTGTTCGCCAAGGTCAACGGCGGCGGCTTCCTGACCGACTACTTCCCGGACGCCTACAAGGCGATCTGGGACTTCCACGGCCAGGTGGCGACCTCCCGGCACCTGCCAGGGGTCCGCTACACCGGCATCACCCACCCCGGCCTGTTCGGCACGGCCCCCTCCGCGGAGCTGCTGCAGCGGTGGAACCGGCGGGAGCAGGCGCTCATCGACACCGACCCGAACCGGGTGCCGCCGCTCGGGCTGCCGCCGTCGGCGGCGGGAGCGCTGGCCGGGCAGGCGACCGGTTCCGACGCGGAGCGGATCGCCGCCGAGGGCGCCCGAACGGTGCCCGCCAGGGAGAACGGAGGCAACCACGACATCAAGAACTTCACCCGCGGTTCCCGGGTGTTCTACCCCGTGCACGTCAAGGACGCCAAGCTCTCCGGCGGCGACCTGCACTTCAGCCAGGGCGACGGGGAGATCACCTTCTGCGGTGCGATCGAGATGGGCGGGTTCATCGACTTCCACGTCGACCTCATCAAGGGCGGCATGGAGACCTACGGGATCAGCACCAACCCGGTGTTCATGCCGGGCAACGTCGAGCCGCGCTACTCGGAGTTCATGACCTTCATCGGGATCTCGGTGGACCACGACACCGACACGAACTACTACCTGGACGCCTCGGTGGCCTACCGCCGCGCGTGCCTGAACGGCGTCGAGTACCTCAAGAAGTTCGGCTACAGCGGTGAGCAGGCGTACCTGCTGCTCGGGTCGGCTCCGGTCGAGGGCCGGATCAGCGGCGTGGTGGACATCCCCAACGCGTGCTGCTCGCTGTATGTGCCCACGGCGATCTTCGACTTCGACGTGCGGCCGAGCGCGGCGGGCCCGGCCAGGGAGGACCGCGGCCAGTGCGCGGTGACGTCCTGA
- a CDS encoding DUF427 domain-containing protein, giving the protein MSSGQSQDVPTEVSHKRVRAYLRGGLVADTRRPVLVWEHQHYPTYYLPAEDVLARLEPTGATRRSGRLGDGTVYDVRAGEAVAEAAAIGYPESPVPELRGLVRIAWEAMDHWFEEDEPVYVHPRDPHKRVDVLASSRHVVVRIGDVVVADSHRPHILFETGLPPRYYLPITDVRIDLLRPSDHRTQCPYKGTASYWDVVIGDTEHAGIVWSYPVPLPESQKIAGLACFYDERVDITVDGEPQQRPRTPFSPAS; this is encoded by the coding sequence ATGAGCAGCGGCCAGAGCCAGGACGTACCGACCGAGGTCTCGCACAAGCGGGTGCGCGCATACCTGCGCGGCGGACTCGTGGCCGACACCCGGCGTCCGGTCCTGGTGTGGGAGCACCAGCACTACCCGACCTACTACCTGCCGGCCGAGGACGTGCTGGCCCGGCTCGAACCGACCGGAGCCACGCGGCGCTCCGGTCGCTTGGGCGACGGCACGGTCTACGACGTGCGGGCGGGCGAGGCCGTCGCCGAAGCGGCCGCCATCGGCTACCCGGAGTCGCCGGTGCCCGAGCTGCGCGGGCTCGTGCGGATCGCGTGGGAGGCCATGGACCACTGGTTCGAGGAGGACGAACCGGTCTACGTGCACCCGCGCGACCCGCACAAGCGCGTCGACGTGCTGGCCAGCTCGCGCCACGTCGTCGTGCGCATCGGCGACGTCGTCGTGGCCGACTCCCACCGCCCGCACATCCTGTTCGAGACGGGCCTGCCGCCGCGGTACTACCTGCCGATCACCGATGTCCGCATCGACCTGCTGCGCCCGTCGGACCACCGGACCCAGTGCCCCTACAAGGGCACCGCGAGCTACTGGGACGTCGTCATCGGCGACACCGAGCACGCGGGCATCGTGTGGTCCTACCCCGTGCCGCTGCCGGAGAGCCAGAAGATCGCCGGGCTGGCGTGCTTCTACGACGAACGCGTGGACATCACGGTCGACGGCGAACCCCAGCAGCGCCCGCGCACGCCGTTCAGCCCGGCGTCGTAG